In one window of Gopherus evgoodei ecotype Sinaloan lineage chromosome 9, rGopEvg1_v1.p, whole genome shotgun sequence DNA:
- the GPR17 gene encoding uracil nucleotide/cysteinyl leukotriene receptor: protein MNGPADPSSLFLNSSLETSEQCGKETHIENILFATFYLLDFILAFFGNTLALWLFIRDQKSGTPDNIFLMHLAVADLFFVLVLPTRLVYHFSGNHWPFGEIPCRLIGFLFYLNMYASIYFLMCISIDRFLAIVHPVKSIKLRRSLYAHLACAFLWVIVAVAMTPLLVSVQTAEMNNTTVCLQLYREKASRHALVSLAVAFTFPFITTVTCYLLIIRSLRSGNRVDKHLKEKAIKMIIVVLMIFLVCFVPYHINRYIYVLHYDGTKTSCETKRVLALSNRITSCLTSLNGALDPVMYFFVAEKFREALCSLFCGKRAAMMPPSYEGKTNESSLSAKSEL from the coding sequence ATGAATGGTCCAGCAGATCCTTCAAGCCTATTCCTCAACTCCTCCCTGGAAACTTCTGAACAATGTGGCAAAGAGACCCATATAGAGAACATCCTTTTTGCCACTTTTTATCTCCTGGATTTCATCCTGGCTTTTTTTGGCAATACCCTGGCTCTTTGGCTCTTCATCCGGGACCAAAAGTCAGGCACTCCAGACAATATTTTCCTGATGCATCTTGCTGTGGCTGACCTGTTTTTTGTGCTGGTTCTACCCACCCGGCTAGTATATCACTTTTCTGGCAATCACTGGCCATTTGGCGAGATCCCATGTAGACTCATTGGCTTCCTTTTTTATCTCAATATGTATGCCAGTATCTACTTCCTCATGTGCATCAGCATTGACCGCTTCCTAGCCATTGTGCACCCTGTGAAGTCCATTAAACTCCGCAGGTCACTTTACGCCCATTTGGCATGTGCCTTTCTTTGGGTTATAGTTGCTGTTGCAATGACACCTCTGTTGGTCAGTGTGCAGACAGCTGAGATGAACAACACGACTGTCTGCCTACAGCTCTACAGAGAGAAGGCATCACGCCATGCTCTCGTGTCCTTGGCAGTGGCATTCACCTTTCCATTTATTACTACAGTAACCTGCTACTTACTGATTATTCGTAGCCTGAGGAGTGGGAACAGAGTTGATAAGCACCTGAAGGAAAAAGCCATCAAGATGATCATAGTTGTTCTCATGATCTTTCTGGTCTGCTTCGTACCCTATCACATCAATCGCTACATTTACGTTCTCCATTATGATGGCACCAAGACTTCCTGTGAAACCAAGCGAGTCCTGGCACTCAGTAACCGCATCACTTCCTGCCTTACCAGCCTGAATGGCGCCCTTGACCCAGTGATGTATTTCTTTGTGGCTGAGAAGTTCCGTGAGGCCTTGTGCAGCTTGTTTTGTGGCAAAAGAGCTGCAATGATGCCTCCAAGTTATGAAGGGAAGACAAATGAGAGCTCACTGAGTGCTAAATCTGAATTGTGA